A single genomic interval of Koleobacter methoxysyntrophicus harbors:
- the thiC gene encoding phosphomethylpyrimidine synthase ThiC, which produces MNYTTQMNAARKGIITKEMDTVARKENIDVDRLRELVAAGKVVIPANKNHTNLEPEGIGEGLRTKINVNLGISRDCCNIDLELEKAKKALEMKAESIMDLSSYGKTQEFRKKLINLSHAMIGTVPVYDAVGFYSKELKDITVREFLEIIERHARDGVDFMTIHAGINRSTVERFKKNERLTNIVSRGGSLIFAWMELNNRENPFYEYYDDILNICEKYDVTISLGDACRPGSIHDSTDASQIEELIVLGELTKRAWEKNVQVMVEGPGHMAVNEIPGNMILQKRLCYGAPFYVLGPIVTDIAPGYDHITGAIGGAIAAANGADFLCYVTPAEHLRLPTLEDMKEGIIAAKIAAHAADIAKGIRGSRDWDNQMSKARADLDWNRMFELAIDPEKARRYREESVPAYEDSCTMCGKMCSMRNMKKILQGENINVL; this is translated from the coding sequence ATGAATTATACAACTCAGATGAATGCTGCCAGAAAAGGGATTATAACGAAAGAAATGGATACAGTTGCTCGAAAGGAAAACATAGACGTTGATAGGCTTAGGGAACTGGTAGCCGCAGGTAAAGTAGTGATACCTGCTAATAAAAACCATACCAATTTAGAGCCCGAGGGCATTGGTGAAGGTCTGAGAACCAAAATTAATGTGAATTTAGGGATATCCAGAGACTGCTGTAATATAGATCTGGAATTAGAAAAAGCAAAAAAGGCCCTGGAAATGAAAGCTGAATCTATAATGGATTTAAGTTCGTACGGAAAGACTCAAGAATTCCGAAAAAAGCTGATAAATCTTTCCCATGCGATGATTGGTACCGTTCCGGTATATGATGCTGTTGGTTTCTATAGTAAAGAGCTGAAAGATATTACCGTCCGGGAATTTTTGGAGATAATAGAGAGGCATGCCCGGGATGGTGTGGACTTTATGACCATCCATGCAGGGATTAATAGATCTACAGTAGAAAGGTTTAAAAAAAATGAGAGGCTTACAAACATAGTATCTCGAGGGGGTTCTCTGATTTTTGCCTGGATGGAATTGAACAACCGGGAGAATCCCTTCTATGAATATTATGATGATATTCTCAATATATGTGAGAAATATGACGTTACAATAAGTTTAGGGGATGCGTGCAGACCCGGCAGCATCCACGATTCTACCGATGCTTCTCAAATAGAAGAACTAATTGTGCTTGGAGAATTAACAAAAAGGGCCTGGGAGAAGAATGTTCAGGTTATGGTAGAAGGTCCCGGGCATATGGCAGTCAATGAAATTCCCGGGAATATGATATTGCAAAAAAGGCTGTGTTACGGTGCACCCTTTTATGTATTAGGGCCTATTGTTACCGATATAGCACCCGGTTATGACCATATTACCGGTGCCATAGGAGGGGCAATTGCAGCAGCTAATGGAGCAGATTTTCTATGTTATGTTACTCCGGCCGAACACCTCAGATTGCCCACATTGGAGGACATGAAAGAAGGTATTATTGCGGCAAAAATTGCTGCTCATGCTGCGGATATCGCCAAAGGAATTAGGGGATCAAGGGATTGGGATAATCAGATGAGCAAAGCCAGAGCCGATCTTGACTGGAACAGGATGTTTGAATTAGCTATAGACCCCGAAAAAGCGAGGAGATACAGGGAAGAATCTGTACCGGCATACGAGGATTCGTGTACGATGTGCGGCAAGATGTGCTCAATGAGGAATATGAAAAAGATATTACAGGGAGAGAATATCAACGTATTGTAG
- a CDS encoding iron-sulfur cluster assembly scaffold protein has translation MYTEKVLDHFLNPRNLGVIPDADGIGQYGDPACGDFLRVYIKVENGRLKDVKFLIQGCPAAIATSSIMTELATGKTIEEALKITDDDILEAIGVLPEEKAHCSNLGAGALHLAVMDYLDKQDDSKPAIG, from the coding sequence ATGTATACTGAAAAGGTCCTCGATCACTTCTTAAACCCTAGAAATTTAGGGGTCATTCCCGATGCCGACGGCATAGGGCAATACGGAGATCCTGCCTGTGGGGATTTTTTAAGGGTGTATATAAAAGTAGAAAATGGAAGGCTTAAAGACGTGAAGTTTCTTATTCAGGGCTGCCCTGCTGCCATTGCTACCAGCAGTATTATGACTGAACTTGCCACAGGTAAAACTATAGAAGAGGCTTTAAAAATCACCGATGATGATATACTGGAAGCCATCGGTGTGCTTCCCGAAGAAAAAGCTCACTGTTCCAATTTAGGAGCAGGAGCTTTGCATCTTGCTGTAATGGATTATCTTGACAAACAGGATGATAGTAAACCTGCTATTGGGTAA
- a CDS encoding Fur family transcriptional regulator, protein MEIEQMLREKDLKVTPQRKAILTVLKKSQSVLSAQELFQEVIKLLPGVNFSTVYRNLDVMLSKGLLCRIAPENGVVMYELRRKGSHHHHVICKGCGISIPIDFCPMDAMKKELKRLSFTPTEHRFEVYGYCNKCNVESMDTSG, encoded by the coding sequence GTGGAAATAGAACAAATGTTAAGGGAAAAAGACCTCAAGGTAACTCCTCAGAGGAAAGCAATCCTAACGGTGTTGAAAAAATCTCAATCGGTCTTAAGCGCGCAGGAACTTTTTCAGGAAGTTATAAAGCTTTTACCCGGTGTAAATTTTTCAACTGTTTACCGGAATTTGGACGTAATGCTTTCCAAAGGCCTGCTCTGCCGTATTGCCCCTGAAAACGGAGTGGTGATGTATGAACTCCGGCGTAAGGGCAGCCACCACCACCATGTAATCTGTAAAGGCTGCGGCATTTCTATCCCTATAGATTTCTGCCCTATGGACGCAATGAAAAAAGAATTGAAAAGACTTAGTTTTACTCCGACGGAACACCGGTTTGAAGTTTACGGGTACTGTAATAAGTGTAATGTTGAAAGTATGGATACATCGGGTTAA
- a CDS encoding metal ABC transporter permease translates to MYIFSFDFMQRAFIAGTAAAILTSTMGVFIVLRRMSLVGDTLSHASLAGVAFGMLFGFYPFYGALIFSVFAALLIEFIRGAFQKYAEVSLAVVMSGGMSLAVVLISLGKSFNADLFSYLFGSLVAVSPSDVRVITGVGLFIMISIGVLSRELFSITLDEEAARLSGIPVRAVNMYFTMLTALAVALSVRIVGTLLVSALMVIPAAVSLQTAKSFKAALFIAVGIALFSVVFGLYISFIWDLAPGGTIVLTAVAILIAVIFIKGVRNRWK, encoded by the coding sequence ATGTATATTTTTAGTTTTGACTTCATGCAGCGGGCTTTTATAGCAGGTACAGCCGCGGCAATACTTACCTCCACAATGGGAGTTTTTATCGTTTTAAGGCGCATGTCTCTGGTAGGTGATACCCTTTCTCATGCTTCTCTGGCAGGGGTGGCTTTCGGAATGCTTTTCGGATTTTATCCTTTTTATGGAGCATTAATCTTTTCCGTTTTTGCGGCACTTTTAATAGAATTCATACGGGGGGCATTTCAAAAATACGCCGAGGTGTCTCTTGCGGTGGTGATGTCAGGGGGTATGAGCCTGGCGGTGGTACTTATAAGCCTTGGGAAATCCTTTAATGCCGACCTTTTTTCCTATTTATTCGGCAGCCTGGTAGCCGTATCTCCTTCTGATGTCCGGGTTATAACGGGAGTAGGGCTGTTTATAATGATATCAATAGGGGTTTTATCAAGGGAGCTTTTCTCGATCACCCTTGATGAAGAAGCTGCCAGGCTTTCAGGAATCCCGGTGCGTGCCGTAAATATGTATTTCACAATGCTGACAGCCCTAGCGGTAGCTCTTTCAGTGCGGATAGTGGGAACCCTGCTGGTATCGGCCCTGATGGTAATTCCGGCAGCAGTTAGTTTGCAGACCGCCAAAAGCTTTAAGGCAGCTCTCTTTATCGCCGTGGGGATAGCCTTATTTTCGGTAGTTTTCGGGCTTTATATATCGTTTATCTGGGACCTTGCTCCGGGAGGCACTATTGTCCTGACAGCAGTAGCCATCTTAATTGCAGTTATTTTTATAAAGGGGGTAAGAAACCGGTGGAAATAG
- a CDS encoding metal ABC transporter ATP-binding protein has product MDKSRNSNTSYPLNSREAVRLKDVTFSYNDKPVLENVSLSVRAGDFLALIGPNGAAKSTLMKIMLGLLRPKTGEVKLFGQDVGRFRDWKRVGYISQQAGHINTAFPATVEEVVASGFYSGFGRFFNAFERKRAVKQTLESVGIYELSDRLMGELSGGQRQKVFLAKALVKKPEALFLDEPTTGIDTASQTEFYQLLLDLNKNEKVTIVIITHDIAAAFGKAKKIGCVRDRKVYIHEDINEITQEHIAEVLGYRILRD; this is encoded by the coding sequence ATGGACAAAAGCCGGAATTCAAATACATCTTATCCATTAAACAGTCGGGAAGCAGTAAGACTTAAAGATGTCACCTTTTCCTATAACGACAAACCTGTGCTGGAAAATGTAAGCCTTTCTGTCAGAGCCGGTGATTTTCTCGCCCTTATAGGACCTAACGGTGCCGCCAAGTCCACCCTCATGAAGATAATGTTGGGCCTCCTGCGGCCAAAAACAGGAGAAGTAAAGCTTTTCGGACAGGATGTCGGGCGATTTCGAGATTGGAAAAGGGTAGGCTATATATCCCAGCAGGCAGGTCATATAAATACCGCCTTTCCTGCAACAGTAGAAGAAGTAGTGGCCTCAGGGTTTTACAGCGGTTTTGGAAGGTTCTTTAATGCCTTTGAAAGAAAAAGGGCTGTCAAACAGACTCTAGAATCAGTGGGAATCTATGAACTCTCCGACCGCCTCATGGGAGAGCTGTCCGGCGGTCAGAGGCAAAAGGTTTTTTTAGCAAAGGCACTTGTTAAGAAACCCGAAGCCTTATTCCTAGACGAACCTACTACAGGTATTGATACAGCCTCACAGACAGAATTTTATCAGCTACTGCTTGATTTGAATAAAAATGAAAAGGTAACTATTGTTATAATTACCCATGATATCGCTGCAGCTTTTGGCAAGGCTAAAAAAATTGGGTGTGTCAGGGATCGGAAGGTTTATATTCATGAAGATATTAACGAGATCACCCAGGAACATATAGCCGAGGTATTGGGTTATAGAATATTGAGAGATTAA
- a CDS encoding metal ABC transporter substrate-binding protein, protein MKIFKRFLVTVLALNMILAAAGCAFQNKTSEGFSERFKIYTTLYPLYDFTKKIVGDKAVVENIVPAGAEPHDFEPSPKRIAEIYDAGVFIFLGEPMEPWAKKIEDRLRQKGVIVVEAGKGLIKNNDPHIWLDPILAKEISRRIYEAIVAADSGNKLFYEKNLQDLEKKFDDLDHRYSDILSKAIRKDIVTSHAAFGYLAERYGLNQIAIKGLSPQEEPSPKKMAELVELCKKKDIKYIFFESLTSPKLSETLAREVGAQTLVLNPIGGLTKEDINTGEDYFSIMEKNLSNLKKALY, encoded by the coding sequence ATGAAAATCTTTAAACGCTTTCTGGTAACTGTTTTGGCCTTAAATATGATTCTTGCTGCAGCAGGATGTGCATTTCAAAATAAAACATCCGAAGGATTTTCCGAACGGTTTAAAATCTATACAACTCTTTATCCTCTGTATGATTTTACAAAAAAAATCGTTGGGGATAAGGCCGTTGTGGAAAACATAGTGCCGGCCGGCGCTGAACCCCATGATTTTGAGCCTTCACCTAAACGAATAGCAGAGATTTACGATGCCGGAGTTTTTATATTTCTGGGAGAACCTATGGAACCGTGGGCAAAAAAGATTGAAGACCGGCTAAGGCAAAAGGGAGTCATAGTGGTGGAAGCCGGGAAGGGGCTTATTAAAAACAATGACCCGCATATATGGCTGGATCCTATTCTGGCAAAAGAGATCTCCCGCCGTATATATGAGGCCATAGTAGCAGCTGACAGCGGCAATAAATTATTCTATGAGAAAAACCTGCAGGACCTAGAGAAGAAATTCGATGATCTGGACCACCGCTACAGCGATATCTTATCTAAAGCAATAAGAAAAGACATCGTCACATCACATGCGGCTTTTGGATATTTGGCAGAGCGCTATGGATTGAATCAGATAGCTATTAAGGGGCTTTCACCACAGGAGGAACCCTCACCCAAAAAGATGGCTGAGCTGGTGGAACTTTGTAAAAAAAAAGATATTAAATATATTTTCTTTGAATCCCTTACAAGCCCAAAGCTTTCAGAAACCCTGGCCCGAGAGGTAGGAGCTCAAACCCTGGTGCTGAACCCTATCGGCGGCCTTACAAAGGAAGATATAAATACAGGAGAAGATTATTTTTCTATTATGGAGAAAAATTTATCCAACCTTAAGAAAGCTTTATATTAA
- a CDS encoding PucR family transcriptional regulator, with the protein MIKMEKTLSKILLEIKPKLHTPFALFDRKGQKIFGDDLKGKVRKMEVRLCGTKYVLLADLPSTQMKDFCLLMEGFINSRFNEMLRALIQGKNLNLQLENFPFPCGLVLIKSDALAELELFLQDLFEEGFMMNIEGFLLLIFPMNSIEEIKETSQALYQTISEEISSRAVISIGGIADSREELTKVYCNAKKALIFPLLPKKGVLYYPEMALERLLLSLPEKDRQVFIDEMGINLKKLDEETLKTIQVVLECNLNMAEAARRLYIHRNTLMYRLDKVFSLTGLDLRNFKDAVKMEIYFTLNALF; encoded by the coding sequence GTGATAAAAATGGAAAAAACCCTTTCAAAAATCCTTTTAGAGATAAAACCAAAGCTTCACACCCCCTTTGCCCTGTTTGACAGGAAAGGGCAAAAAATATTCGGAGATGATTTAAAGGGAAAGGTCAGGAAGATGGAGGTGAGGCTTTGCGGAACAAAATATGTCCTGCTGGCAGATCTCCCCTCTACCCAGATGAAAGATTTTTGCCTCTTAATGGAAGGATTTATTAACAGCAGGTTTAATGAAATGCTGAGAGCTCTTATTCAAGGAAAAAACTTAAATTTACAGCTTGAAAATTTCCCCTTTCCCTGTGGATTGGTCCTTATAAAGAGTGATGCCCTTGCAGAATTGGAGCTATTCCTGCAGGATCTCTTTGAGGAAGGATTTATGATGAATATTGAAGGATTTCTGCTGCTTATATTCCCGATGAACAGTATTGAAGAAATAAAGGAAACCTCTCAAGCCCTGTATCAGACCATAAGCGAGGAAATTTCTTCAAGAGCCGTTATAAGCATAGGGGGCATAGCTGATTCCCGGGAAGAATTGACCAAGGTATACTGTAATGCTAAAAAGGCTCTAATATTTCCATTATTGCCCAAAAAAGGTGTTTTGTATTATCCCGAAATGGCCCTGGAAAGGCTGCTGTTATCACTGCCTGAAAAGGACCGGCAGGTATTTATTGATGAGATGGGCATAAATTTAAAAAAACTGGATGAAGAAACCTTAAAGACCATTCAGGTAGTTCTGGAATGCAATCTAAATATGGCCGAAGCCGCCCGCAGGCTGTACATCCACCGCAACACCCTCATGTACAGGCTTGATAAGGTTTTCTCCCTTACCGGTCTTGACCTCAGGAATTTCAAAGACGCAGTTAAAATGGAAATCTACTTCACGCTAAATGCCCTTTTCTAA
- a CDS encoding ABC transporter ATP-binding protein, translated as MAGVVLKNVNKIYPGGVKAVSNLNLEIRDKEFIVLVGPSGCGKSTTLRMVAGLEEISSGELYIGDRLVNDVPPKDRDIAMVFQNYALYPHMSVYDNMAFGLKLRKVSKSEIDRRVREAARILGIEELLRRKPRALSGGQRQRVALGRAIVREPKVFLMDEPLSNLDAKLRVQMRTELSKLHKKLQTTFIYVTHDQTEAMTMGDRIVVMKDGIVHQIDTPQQIYDHPSNIFVASFIGSPQMNFLEGNLSAEKNGVYINFDNIKLLIPEGIKKKIDPFYIGKEVVMGIRPEDIHDEAAFLECFPDYCFEVNVDVVELMGSETYLYLAFGNNTLTARVDPRCNARPGNKIKIGFDMNKVHLFDRVTTKRILKK; from the coding sequence ATGGCAGGTGTTGTTTTGAAGAATGTTAATAAAATTTATCCCGGTGGGGTTAAAGCTGTCAGCAATCTTAATCTGGAAATCAGAGATAAGGAATTCATAGTGCTGGTGGGTCCGTCAGGGTGCGGGAAGTCTACCACCCTCCGGATGGTTGCAGGCCTTGAAGAGATCTCCTCGGGGGAACTTTATATCGGTGACAGGCTGGTAAATGATGTACCTCCCAAGGACCGGGATATAGCTATGGTATTCCAGAATTATGCCCTCTATCCCCATATGAGTGTATATGATAACATGGCCTTCGGGCTTAAACTACGGAAAGTCTCAAAATCGGAAATTGATCGAAGGGTACGGGAAGCTGCCAGAATCCTCGGCATAGAGGAGCTCTTAAGAAGAAAGCCCAGGGCTTTGTCGGGAGGTCAGAGGCAGCGGGTAGCTTTAGGGAGAGCTATAGTCCGGGAACCTAAAGTATTTTTAATGGACGAACCGTTATCAAATCTCGATGCAAAGCTCAGGGTACAAATGAGAACCGAGCTTTCAAAGCTTCACAAGAAACTCCAGACCACTTTTATATATGTAACCCATGACCAGACCGAGGCTATGACCATGGGTGACAGAATAGTAGTCATGAAGGACGGTATTGTTCATCAGATAGATACACCTCAACAGATTTATGACCATCCTTCCAATATCTTTGTCGCCAGTTTTATCGGCAGTCCCCAGATGAACTTCCTAGAAGGAAACCTCTCTGCCGAAAAAAACGGTGTTTATATAAACTTCGATAACATTAAGCTTTTAATACCGGAAGGGATTAAAAAGAAAATTGATCCTTTCTATATCGGGAAGGAAGTAGTTATGGGTATCCGCCCCGAAGACATCCATGATGAAGCAGCCTTTCTGGAATGCTTCCCCGACTACTGCTTTGAGGTAAATGTGGATGTAGTAGAACTCATGGGTTCAGAGACCTATCTGTATCTCGCCTTTGGAAATAACACACTGACGGCCAGGGTAGACCCTAGATGCAATGCCCGGCCCGGCAATAAGATTAAGATAGGCTTTGACATGAACAAAGTTCATCTATTTGACAGGGTTACTACAAAGAGAATATTGAAGAAATGA
- a CDS encoding LacI family DNA-binding transcriptional regulator, with amino-acid sequence MANIEDVARLANVSIATVSRAFNNKPDVSEKTKARILEIARSIGYEPSVPARSLTKRKTNTLGLIVPDISNPFYGEVVRGIEDTCHNHNYNVILCNADNKRDKEFLYIDMLKNRWVDGIIFHSDYFTERHYEVFKGKKIPLVLAGRATKYDILYVAIDNFKAAYDATNYLISLGHERIGIIHGPLNGMEETVDSVDRFLGYKKALKDAGLKVYDELIKEANFKAKGGYKAAKMMLEGEIKPTAIFAISDMMAIGAINAVFDSGFKCPEDVSVIGFDNIDLCEVIRPPLTTIAQPMYQIGAVAAKLLVKIIGGEQVEQKSVLLDHELVVRKSCSRL; translated from the coding sequence ATGGCAAATATCGAGGATGTAGCGAGATTAGCAAATGTATCAATTGCGACGGTATCCAGGGCCTTTAACAATAAGCCTGATGTAAGTGAAAAGACCAAGGCCAGAATTTTGGAAATCGCAAGGAGTATCGGCTATGAGCCCAGTGTGCCGGCCCGCAGTTTGACTAAAAGAAAAACAAATACCCTGGGGCTTATAGTCCCGGATATATCAAACCCGTTTTATGGAGAGGTTGTAAGAGGTATTGAAGATACGTGTCATAATCACAATTACAACGTAATATTATGTAATGCCGATAATAAAAGGGATAAGGAATTTCTATATATTGATATGCTGAAAAACCGTTGGGTAGATGGGATAATATTTCACAGTGATTATTTTACAGAACGGCACTATGAGGTTTTTAAAGGCAAAAAAATACCGCTGGTTCTTGCAGGCAGGGCGACCAAGTATGATATTTTATATGTAGCCATTGATAATTTTAAAGCTGCTTATGATGCAACAAATTATCTTATTTCCCTGGGCCATGAAAGAATCGGTATAATACACGGGCCGTTGAACGGTATGGAGGAAACCGTTGATAGTGTTGATAGGTTCCTGGGCTATAAAAAAGCCCTAAAGGATGCAGGTTTAAAAGTATACGATGAACTCATAAAGGAAGCAAATTTTAAGGCTAAAGGCGGCTATAAGGCGGCAAAAATGATGTTGGAAGGCGAAATAAAACCTACCGCCATATTTGCCATAAGTGATATGATGGCGATTGGTGCAATCAATGCTGTATTTGATAGCGGCTTTAAATGTCCCGAGGATGTATCTGTTATAGGTTTTGATAATATCGACCTCTGTGAGGTTATAAGGCCTCCACTGACAACTATTGCCCAGCCCATGTATCAGATAGGGGCTGTGGCAGCGAAGCTGCTGGTAAAAATTATTGGCGGGGAGCAGGTAGAACAAAAATCGGTCTTGCTAGATCATGAACTGGTTGTAAGGAAATCCTGCAGCAGACTTTAA
- a CDS encoding carbohydrate ABC transporter permease, translating to MILLKKYRLEIIMITPLLLYILGFTIYPIFKTVVMSFQHPYTGAFTLANYKEIIGKVEFKSALFNTVAFALISLTLEMIAAIVIALILKRRFKGRGLLRSLMLVPMGVPTLVSGVAMIYIFSMHGYLNELLYRLNIIQIPVDWAGGGLKTLLMVSVADMWKVTPMVILILLAGLESIPGEVYEASNIDGATAWQTFRYITLPLLKPSITMALILRGIDAFRVFELMLVLAGRATPVLSTFAYDEYNNYANAYSSAAASTILVVIIAVFIIGYLKITDSGEAR from the coding sequence ATGATACTTTTAAAAAAATACAGGCTTGAGATAATTATGATAACCCCGCTTTTATTATACATCCTGGGGTTCACCATATATCCTATATTTAAAACGGTAGTTATGAGCTTTCAGCATCCGTATACGGGAGCCTTTACCCTTGCAAATTATAAGGAAATAATCGGAAAGGTGGAATTTAAAAGTGCCCTTTTCAATACCGTTGCTTTTGCCCTGATCAGCCTGACCCTTGAAATGATTGCGGCTATCGTTATTGCACTCATATTAAAAAGAAGGTTTAAGGGGAGAGGGCTATTGCGCTCCTTAATGCTGGTTCCTATGGGGGTGCCGACCCTGGTTTCAGGGGTTGCGATGATATATATATTCAGCATGCACGGTTATTTAAATGAGCTATTATACAGATTAAATATAATACAGATCCCTGTGGACTGGGCCGGAGGCGGGCTCAAAACCCTGCTGATGGTATCTGTTGCTGATATGTGGAAGGTAACTCCCATGGTTATACTTATACTGCTGGCAGGGCTTGAAAGCATTCCAGGAGAGGTATATGAAGCATCAAATATTGACGGCGCTACAGCCTGGCAGACCTTCAGATACATAACATTACCGCTCTTAAAACCTTCCATCACAATGGCCCTGATCCTTAGGGGTATTGATGCATTCAGGGTGTTTGAATTGATGCTGGTCCTGGCAGGAAGGGCAACACCAGTCCTTTCTACCTTTGCCTATGATGAATACAACAACTATGCAAATGCGTATTCATCTGCAGCAGCCTCGACAATACTGGTTGTAATAATAGCCGTATTTATCATCGGTTATTTGAAAATCACCGATTCTGGGGAGGCCAGGTAA
- a CDS encoding carbohydrate ABC transporter permease, with translation MKRIDYSEKLSNYLYLPVAVLAMIAMIIPVYILFKVSVSSPQEIMTAHPSFLIKKFTLEHWKAIFKSGNLWAPLSKSFTVATMTTLIAIIIAAPAAYVIARMPSKAKYAVVLSLFLLRMFPEVAIALSISVQFLKWNLIDTNTGLVMAHLILNLPFAAWILVGTFETIPKGLEEAALVDGAGKVEALLKIIMPLAIPGIAVAAIFVWLNSWNEFTYALYLTMSKRTLPLQTYYYVVRGGWFDAATYGTILMIPVLMVTFLLQRYMKGGYLSGAVKG, from the coding sequence ATGAAGAGAATTGATTATTCAGAGAAGTTATCAAATTATTTATATCTGCCGGTGGCTGTTCTGGCAATGATTGCTATGATAATACCCGTCTATATTTTATTTAAAGTATCTGTAAGTTCCCCCCAGGAAATTATGACTGCCCACCCTTCCTTTTTAATAAAAAAATTTACCTTAGAACACTGGAAGGCAATCTTCAAATCCGGTAATCTGTGGGCACCATTAAGCAAAAGCTTTACCGTAGCCACTATGACAACCCTCATCGCTATAATCATAGCAGCACCTGCAGCCTATGTCATAGCCAGAATGCCTTCAAAAGCAAAGTATGCCGTTGTGCTCTCATTATTCCTTCTGAGGATGTTTCCCGAGGTAGCCATAGCCCTATCTATATCTGTTCAATTTCTGAAGTGGAATCTGATAGATACCAATACGGGCCTCGTAATGGCCCATCTCATATTAAATCTGCCTTTTGCTGCATGGATACTGGTGGGCACCTTCGAGACAATACCGAAGGGCCTGGAGGAGGCAGCTCTTGTAGATGGGGCCGGGAAAGTAGAAGCCCTTTTAAAAATAATAATGCCCCTTGCAATACCCGGTATTGCAGTGGCTGCCATTTTTGTATGGCTGAATTCATGGAATGAGTTTACGTATGCCCTGTATCTTACTATGTCGAAAAGGACACTTCCGCTCCAGACATACTATTATGTGGTTAGAGGGGGGTGGTTTGATGCAGCAACCTATGGAACCATACTTATGATACCTGTGCTCATGGTTACATTTTTACTGCAGAGGTATATGAAGGGGGGATATTTGTCAGGTGCTGTTAAAGGTTAG